The following coding sequences are from one Eucalyptus grandis isolate ANBG69807.140 chromosome 11, ASM1654582v1, whole genome shotgun sequence window:
- the LOC120289367 gene encoding receptor-like protein EIX2 has product MVNLDLSSNKLVGQIPGELSLLSGLRGLNLSRNFLSGGIPTMIGDMRLLESLDLSNNHLSGTIPQSFSAFISLSKLNLSHNNFMGPIPKGNQIQTLDDPSIYADNPLLCGDPLQKKCLEATAPQASEEVANEEGKLEKVMFYIVILLGFATGFWGVVGSLVYKKNWRWVYFNFVDRKADMVYVIVAVKVAKLRRRLRRV; this is encoded by the coding sequence ATGGTGAATTTAGATCTCTCGAGCAACAAATTGGTTGGGCAGATTCCAGGAGAGCTTTCCTTGCTCTCCGGATTGCGAGGCTTGAACTTATCGCGCAACTTTCTTTCTGGAGGCATCCCGACTATGATTGGAGACATGAGATTGCTCGAGTCACTTGATCTTTCGAATAATCACCTTTCGGGAACAATCCCACAAAGCTTTTCTGCATTCATATCACTGAGCAAACTAAACTTGTCACACAACAACTTCATGGGGCCAATTCCGAAGGGAAATCAAATCCAGACACTTGATGATCCTTCCATTTATGCCGACAATCCTCTACTTTGTGGTGATCCTCTACAAAAGAAATGCCTCGAAGCAACGGCCCCTCAAGCATCGGAAGAAGTTGCCAATGAAGAAGGTAAGCTTGAAAAGGTAATGTTCTACATAGTAATATTACTTGGGTTTGCGACTGGGTTTTGGGGAGTTGTTGGCAGTTTGGTGTACAAGAAGAACTGGAGATGGGTGTACTTCAACTTTGTGGATCGTAAAGCGGACATGGTGTACGTGATTGTTGCAGTGAAGGTGGCCAAGTTGAGGAGGAGATTGAGAAGAGTGTAA